Proteins encoded by one window of Enterococcus faecalis:
- a CDS encoding amino acid ABC transporter ATP-binding protein, whose product MSAIIEIEHLRKSFGENEVLKDINMNVNKGEVVTIIGSSGSGKSTLLRCINLLEKPTDGKIIYNGKNVLERGYSLPKYRTHLGMVFQSFNLFNNMNVLENCTSGQMTVLKRNKEEAKKIALENLEKVGMARFIDAKPAQLSGGQKQRVAIARALSMDPDVLLFDEPTSALDPEMVGEVLKTMKNLAHTGLTMVIVTHEMEFARDVSDRVIFMDKGVIAEEGTAEDIFVHPKEARTKEFLHRILTKN is encoded by the coding sequence ATGAGTGCAATTATTGAAATTGAACATTTACGAAAAAGCTTTGGCGAAAACGAAGTATTAAAAGATATCAATATGAACGTCAATAAAGGAGAAGTTGTCACCATTATCGGTTCTTCTGGTTCTGGTAAATCAACGTTATTACGTTGTATTAATTTGTTAGAAAAACCAACAGATGGTAAAATCATCTATAATGGTAAAAATGTTTTAGAACGTGGTTATAGTTTGCCCAAATATCGGACCCATTTAGGCATGGTTTTCCAATCATTCAATTTATTTAATAACATGAATGTCTTAGAAAACTGTACTTCTGGTCAGATGACTGTCCTAAAAAGAAACAAAGAAGAAGCCAAAAAAATTGCCTTAGAAAATTTAGAAAAAGTTGGCATGGCTCGTTTTATTGATGCCAAACCTGCTCAATTATCTGGTGGACAAAAGCAACGGGTAGCCATTGCTCGAGCATTATCAATGGATCCAGATGTTTTACTTTTCGATGAACCAACTTCTGCATTGGATCCTGAAATGGTTGGCGAAGTGCTAAAAACAATGAAAAATCTTGCCCATACAGGGCTAACAATGGTGATTGTAACACATGAAATGGAATTTGCGCGGGACGTATCCGATCGTGTTATTTTCATGGATAAAGGTGTCATTGCCGAAGAAGGGACCGCTGAAGATATCTTTGTCCATCCAAAAGAAGCTCGGACAAAAGAGTTCTTACATCGGATTTTAACGAAAAACTAG
- a CDS encoding GNAT family N-acetyltransferase, translating into MSTSLTIRLVAEADWPALHTLDQIIWTKKNTPAEIQPLSLAAYQEKMKDETIFVAISGQQLAGFIEVHPPTSLAAHQKQWLLSIGVSPDFQGQGIGGSLLSYVKDMAQISGIHKLSLRVMATNQEAIRFYEKHGFVQEAHFKEEFYINGHYCDDYQYAYFIEK; encoded by the coding sequence TTGTCTACCTCACTCACTATTCGCTTAGTTGCCGAAGCAGATTGGCCCGCATTACATACCTTGGACCAAATCATTTGGACAAAAAAGAATACCCCTGCCGAGATACAACCACTCTCGCTTGCGGCATATCAGGAAAAAATGAAGGATGAAACGATTTTCGTTGCCATCAGCGGACAACAACTCGCTGGATTTATTGAAGTCCATCCGCCCACTTCGTTAGCAGCTCATCAAAAGCAATGGTTACTAAGTATTGGCGTTTCGCCAGATTTCCAAGGTCAAGGGATTGGCGGTTCTTTGCTGTCGTATGTCAAAGATATGGCCCAGATAAGCGGGATTCATAAGCTGAGTTTGCGAGTAATGGCTACCAATCAAGAAGCCATTCGATTCTATGAAAAACATGGTTTTGTGCAGGAAGCACATTTTAAAGAAGAATTTTATATAAATGGACACTATTGTGATGATTATCAGTATGCTTATTTCATAGAAAAATAA
- the truA gene encoding tRNA pseudouridine(38-40) synthase TruA: MPRYKAIIAYDGTHFHGFQKQPNERTVQEEIEKTLARMNNGHSVTVFGSGRTDAGVHAMGQVIHFDYPQERPLEKMRFALDTQTPEDIAVRSVERVSEDFHARYHVIEKTYQFKVDIGKPRSPFRRFYASYFPYPIDLEKIQQALPDLLGTHDFTSFCASGSSVEDKIRTIHEASVHVNETGDELTFTFRGDGFLYKMIRILVGTLLKIGNGRLEPTAIPAIIAAKDRNLAGPTAHPEGLYLAEVKYEN, from the coding sequence ATGCCCCGCTATAAAGCAATCATTGCCTATGATGGCACTCATTTTCATGGCTTTCAAAAGCAGCCTAATGAGCGTACCGTTCAAGAAGAAATAGAAAAAACGTTAGCACGCATGAATAACGGACACTCCGTGACGGTTTTTGGTTCAGGACGAACAGATGCAGGTGTTCATGCAATGGGCCAAGTGATTCACTTTGATTATCCGCAGGAACGTCCGTTGGAAAAAATGCGCTTTGCGTTAGATACACAAACACCAGAAGACATTGCTGTGCGCAGCGTGGAACGTGTTTCAGAAGACTTTCATGCACGTTATCACGTGATCGAAAAAACCTATCAATTTAAAGTGGATATTGGCAAACCGCGAAGTCCATTTCGACGTTTTTATGCCAGTTATTTTCCGTATCCCATTGATCTCGAAAAAATCCAACAAGCTTTACCTGATTTATTAGGCACCCATGATTTTACCTCTTTCTGTGCCTCAGGAAGTTCGGTAGAAGATAAAATCCGAACTATTCATGAAGCCAGTGTTCATGTCAATGAAACGGGGGATGAATTAACATTCACTTTTCGGGGCGATGGTTTCTTGTACAAAATGATTCGGATTTTAGTTGGTACGCTATTGAAAATCGGCAATGGGCGGCTGGAACCAACCGCGATTCCAGCAATTATCGCAGCCAAAGATCGAAATTTAGCGGGTCCGACTGCTCATCCAGAAGGATTGTATTTAGCAGAAGTGAAATATGAAAACTAA
- a CDS encoding heavy metal-binding domain-containing protein — MLVTTTERISGQEYEIIGEVFGLTTRSKNMFKDLGAGLKSVVGGEIKGYTDMQREARDQAIERLKAEASKLGADAVVMMRFDSGTIGTDMQSVVAYGTAVKYI, encoded by the coding sequence ATGTTAGTTACAACAACCGAGAGAATTAGCGGTCAAGAATATGAAATTATTGGAGAAGTTTTCGGGTTAACCACACGTTCTAAAAATATGTTTAAAGATTTAGGCGCTGGACTAAAAAGCGTAGTTGGCGGTGAAATCAAAGGTTACACTGATATGCAACGAGAAGCACGCGACCAAGCAATCGAACGTTTAAAAGCAGAAGCCTCTAAATTAGGTGCAGATGCCGTTGTGATGATGCGTTTTGATTCTGGCACAATTGGCACAGACATGCAATCTGTCGTGGCTTACGGAACAGCTGTTAAATACATCTAA
- a CDS encoding transcription repressor NadR, whose translation MDGEIRRREIVKRLRETEKPISATRFAKAFDVSRQIIVGDVALLRATGVEIVATARGYMLEQPLEGIERKIACQHTPEQTREELSVIVAKGGEVVDVSIAHPLYGELIGSLRIQSEKDIDKFMDKYQKEHATLLSVLTGGVHLHTIRCADEETFQEIKEALRKKSILFEG comes from the coding sequence GTGGATGGAGAAATCAGAAGAAGAGAGATTGTTAAAAGATTAAGAGAGACCGAAAAGCCAATTAGTGCCACTCGTTTTGCAAAAGCTTTTGATGTCAGCAGACAAATTATTGTAGGAGATGTCGCTCTATTACGGGCGACAGGGGTCGAAATTGTCGCAACAGCTCGAGGGTATATGTTGGAACAACCTTTAGAAGGAATTGAACGGAAAATTGCTTGTCAACATACACCTGAACAAACGAGAGAAGAATTGTCAGTCATTGTTGCCAAAGGTGGAGAAGTGGTAGATGTGAGTATTGCACATCCGCTTTATGGGGAATTAATCGGCAGTTTGCGCATTCAATCAGAGAAAGATATTGATAAATTTATGGACAAGTATCAAAAAGAGCATGCTACATTACTATCAGTTTTAACAGGAGGCGTCCATCTGCATACTATTCGCTGTGCAGACGAAGAAACTTTCCAAGAAATCAAAGAGGCACTTCGAAAAAAAAGTATTTTGTTTGAAGGATAA
- a CDS encoding chorismate mutase, which yields MEEFKSEKEKMIAGALYFASDPELVADRKKAREQMALINQQPDTYIRRQLIEETFGKVGVGTYIEPMIQFDYGYNISVGKNFYANFNNVFLDVCPIEIGDNCMFGPNVQLYTAEHPLQAAKRNSGMESGKRIIIGNNVWIGGGTIVLPGVTLGDNVVVAAGAVVTKSFPENCVIAGNPARIIKELTEDDTPTTSLEQQRAKINQIDKELVRLLEQRMDVVAEIAAVKKKAGHAVFDSEREQQVLETILNHVENAEYEETLSETFQGIMDASKRFQEKHLGE from the coding sequence ATGGAAGAATTTAAATCAGAAAAAGAAAAAATGATCGCAGGTGCACTATATTTTGCCTCAGATCCTGAATTAGTGGCTGATCGCAAAAAAGCCCGTGAACAAATGGCGTTAATTAACCAACAACCAGACACTTATATTCGTCGTCAATTAATAGAAGAAACGTTTGGAAAAGTGGGTGTCGGGACGTACATCGAACCGATGATTCAATTTGATTATGGCTACAACATTTCTGTGGGAAAAAATTTCTATGCCAATTTTAATAACGTTTTTTTAGATGTTTGTCCAATCGAAATTGGCGATAACTGTATGTTTGGCCCCAATGTGCAACTTTATACAGCCGAGCATCCATTACAAGCAGCCAAGCGTAATAGCGGAATGGAATCAGGGAAACGAATTATCATTGGCAACAATGTTTGGATTGGCGGTGGAACGATTGTCCTTCCTGGCGTAACATTAGGCGATAATGTAGTGGTAGCAGCAGGCGCTGTTGTGACCAAATCGTTCCCAGAAAACTGTGTGATCGCAGGTAATCCAGCACGGATAATTAAAGAATTGACTGAAGATGACACCCCAACAACTTCTTTAGAACAACAACGAGCAAAGATTAACCAAATCGATAAGGAACTGGTCCGTTTATTAGAACAGCGGATGGACGTCGTCGCAGAGATTGCTGCAGTGAAAAAGAAAGCAGGTCATGCGGTTTTTGATTCTGAAAGAGAACAACAAGTATTAGAAACTATTCTGAATCATGTTGAAAATGCCGAGTATGAAGAAACATTATCTGAGACTTTCCAGGGAATTATGGACGCCTCTAAACGTTTCCAAGAAAAACATTTAGGAGAGTGA
- a CDS encoding glucosaminidase domain-containing protein: MSMKKQFAMFSTLLLLGSSMPVGAFAEGNNLVAENSSVAETTAEATTAEDTETTATSETTEATEESTTETESSTESSESTTTESTETSGTETTDSTTDSTSTSTTESTTDSTSTSTTESTTDSTSTSTTESSTTPTTTPSSSKEQPKPGTSTSESKQPAKPVTPTAPAEKPVEQPVASTPQPEIVPPVTNETVGLVEDDETFTVSKTKKTEEFIQEIGESARKVAKDKNLYASVMIAQAILESGSGNSKLSQKPNYNLFGIKGDYKGQSVSFITYEDNGFGNLYTVEAKFRQYPTYKESMEDYAKLLKNGLDSNKDFYHGVWKTEAKSYKEATRFLTGKYATDKDYHKKLNALIKTYDLTYYDKEKATVEPMESNFPAYNGKNYDTFNSYAWGNCTQYVYNRITQLGKRVDLTMGNGQDWGETGRARGYKVSRTPKAGAAVSFPAGVLGADNTYGHVAFVEKVFKDGSILISEMNVKGLNVVSTRTISADETHLMNYIVPKDK, translated from the coding sequence ATGAGTATGAAAAAACAATTTGCCATGTTCTCTACCTTATTACTTTTAGGTTCATCAATGCCAGTAGGCGCATTTGCAGAAGGTAATAACTTGGTAGCTGAAAATAGTTCTGTTGCAGAAACAACCGCAGAAGCAACAACTGCTGAAGACACTGAAACGACAGCGACTAGTGAAACAACAGAAGCGACAGAAGAATCAACAACTGAAACAGAAAGTTCAACCGAATCAAGTGAATCTACAACCACGGAGTCCACGGAAACGTCAGGAACCGAAACGACAGATTCCACAACGGATTCAACATCCACAAGTACGACAGAATCGACTACTGACTCCACCTCAACGAGTACAACAGAGTCAACCACAGATTCTACGTCAACAAGTACAACTGAATCAAGTACCACGCCGACGACCACACCAAGTTCTTCTAAAGAACAGCCAAAACCTGGCACGAGTACTTCTGAATCAAAACAGCCGGCGAAACCAGTGACACCAACAGCGCCAGCTGAAAAGCCAGTAGAACAACCAGTAGCGTCAACACCGCAGCCCGAAATAGTCCCACCAGTTACAAATGAAACGGTTGGGTTAGTGGAAGACGATGAGACGTTTACGGTCAGCAAAACGAAGAAGACAGAAGAGTTTATTCAAGAAATCGGTGAATCTGCTCGGAAAGTGGCCAAGGACAAAAACTTATATGCTAGTGTGATGATTGCTCAAGCAATTTTAGAAAGTGGCAGCGGCAATAGTAAATTAAGCCAGAAACCAAACTACAATTTGTTTGGTATTAAAGGCGATTACAAAGGTCAATCTGTTTCTTTTATTACCTATGAAGACAATGGTTTCGGTAACCTATACACAGTAGAAGCAAAATTCCGTCAATATCCAACGTATAAAGAATCAATGGAAGATTATGCGAAATTATTGAAAAATGGTTTAGATTCCAATAAAGATTTCTATCATGGTGTCTGGAAAACGGAAGCCAAATCATACAAAGAAGCGACACGTTTCCTAACAGGAAAATACGCAACGGACAAAGATTACCATAAGAAATTAAATGCGTTAATTAAAACATACGATTTAACTTATTATGATAAAGAAAAAGCAACCGTTGAACCAATGGAATCAAATTTCCCAGCCTATAATGGCAAAAACTATGACACCTTTAATAGTTATGCTTGGGGCAACTGTACACAATATGTCTACAACCGTATTACGCAATTAGGTAAACGTGTGGACTTAACAATGGGAAATGGTCAAGATTGGGGCGAAACAGGTCGTGCACGCGGGTACAAAGTAAGTCGTACACCAAAAGCAGGCGCAGCGGTTTCCTTCCCAGCTGGCGTTTTAGGCGCAGACAATACTTATGGTCATGTCGCATTTGTGGAAAAAGTCTTTAAAGATGGTAGCATCTTAATTTCTGAAATGAACGTGAAGGGATTAAACGTTGTTTCGACACGTACAATCTCAGCTGATGAAACACATTTAATGAACTATATCGTTCCAAAAGATAAATAA
- a CDS encoding NAD-dependent protein deacylase, whose product MQDITQAEAIHWLATQQKITFLTGAGISTASGVPDYRSLKGVYQGIQQPEYLLSRTCLKTEPEKFYQFVKTLYHPDAQPNIIHQKMAQLEQMKRGKIVSQNIDGLHRKAGSQEVVDFHGNLYECYCQTCGATVPWQDYLLSDRHADCHGQIRPAITLYEEGLSEEAIEKAIQAVASADLIVIVGTSFQVHPFCDLIHYKQPTATILAINQTPLFLQQPYYFLEAKAETIFAELTIKE is encoded by the coding sequence ATGCAAGATATCACGCAAGCCGAGGCAATTCATTGGTTGGCAACCCAACAAAAAATCACATTTTTAACAGGTGCGGGTATCTCGACAGCCTCAGGTGTGCCAGATTATCGTTCCTTAAAAGGTGTCTATCAAGGAATCCAGCAACCGGAATACTTATTGAGCCGGACTTGCTTAAAAACAGAGCCAGAAAAGTTTTATCAATTCGTTAAAACGCTCTATCATCCAGACGCACAACCTAATATCATTCACCAGAAAATGGCCCAATTAGAGCAAATGAAACGGGGAAAAATTGTTTCACAAAATATTGATGGGCTTCATCGAAAAGCAGGTAGCCAAGAAGTGGTGGACTTTCATGGTAATTTATATGAATGTTATTGCCAAACTTGTGGTGCAACGGTTCCTTGGCAAGACTATTTGCTTAGTGATCGGCACGCTGATTGTCATGGACAAATCCGTCCAGCTATTACTTTGTATGAAGAAGGACTATCCGAAGAGGCAATTGAAAAAGCCATTCAGGCCGTTGCTTCTGCCGACTTAATCGTGATTGTCGGCACGAGTTTTCAAGTGCATCCATTTTGCGATTTGATTCATTATAAACAACCAACGGCAACTATTTTAGCCATTAATCAAACGCCGCTATTTTTACAACAACCTTATTATTTTTTAGAAGCGAAAGCCGAAACGATATTTGCAGAATTAACGATAAAGGAGTAA
- a CDS encoding ABC transporter permease subunit (The N-terminal region of this protein, as described by TIGR01726, is a three transmembrane segment that identifies a subfamily of ABC transporter permease subunits, which specificities that include histidine, arginine, glutamine, glutamate, L-cystine (sic), the opines (in Agrobacterium) octopine and nopaline, etc.), translating into MNKKVFSFSLLLVTLFSLLGMTTNASAEENGEFRVGMEAGYAPFNWSQKNDAHGAVPIQGNSYAGGYDVQISKKIADGLGRKLVIVQTKWDGLAPALQSGKIDAIIAGMSPTAERKKEIAFTNPYYESQFVVIVKKDGKYANAKNLKDLADAKITAQLNTFHYGLIDQIPNVNKQQAMDNFSAMRTALASGMIDGYVSERPEGITATSVNKELKMLEFPKENGFDASAEDSQVAVGMRKGDPDIEKVNKILAGISQDERTKIMDQAIKDQPAATDSDEQKTGLINDFKNIWNQYGDMFLRGAGLTLFIALIGTVVGTTLGLLIGVFRTIPDSENPVARFFQKLGNLILSIYIEVFRGTPMMVQAMVIFYGLALAFGISLDRTVAALFIVSVNTGAYMSEIVRGGIFAVDKGQFEAAQAIGMTHGQTMRKVVIPQVLRNILPATGNEFVINIKDTAVLSVIGVADLFFQGNAASGANFQFFQTFTIVGIMYLVMTFVITRILRVVERKMDGPSAYVKVEELTEEGKES; encoded by the coding sequence ATGAACAAAAAAGTTTTTTCATTCAGTCTACTACTTGTCACGCTATTTTCGTTACTTGGCATGACAACCAACGCTTCGGCGGAGGAAAATGGTGAATTTCGTGTCGGCATGGAAGCTGGCTACGCCCCTTTTAACTGGTCACAGAAAAATGACGCACATGGCGCAGTGCCTATTCAAGGCAACTCTTATGCAGGCGGCTATGATGTTCAAATTTCTAAAAAAATTGCCGATGGTTTAGGTCGTAAATTAGTAATCGTCCAAACCAAATGGGATGGCTTGGCGCCCGCCTTACAATCTGGAAAAATTGATGCCATTATCGCCGGAATGAGCCCAACCGCTGAACGAAAAAAAGAAATTGCTTTTACAAACCCTTATTATGAATCACAATTTGTCGTAATTGTAAAAAAAGATGGCAAATACGCTAATGCAAAAAACTTGAAAGATTTAGCTGATGCTAAAATCACAGCTCAACTAAATACATTCCACTACGGATTAATTGATCAAATTCCAAATGTCAATAAACAGCAAGCAATGGATAACTTTTCAGCTATGCGAACAGCACTTGCTTCTGGCATGATTGATGGGTATGTTAGTGAACGCCCCGAAGGCATAACAGCAACTAGTGTCAATAAAGAATTAAAAATGTTAGAATTTCCAAAAGAAAATGGCTTTGATGCTAGCGCTGAAGACTCACAAGTAGCAGTCGGCATGCGTAAAGGCGATCCAGACATTGAAAAAGTAAACAAAATTTTAGCAGGTATTTCTCAAGATGAACGGACAAAAATTATGGACCAAGCAATCAAGGATCAACCTGCAGCAACAGATAGTGATGAACAAAAAACAGGACTTATTAACGATTTCAAAAATATTTGGAATCAATATGGCGACATGTTTTTACGTGGTGCTGGTTTAACGCTATTTATCGCGTTAATTGGGACGGTCGTCGGAACAACCCTTGGTTTACTAATTGGTGTCTTCCGTACAATTCCAGATTCTGAAAACCCAGTCGCTCGTTTCTTCCAAAAATTAGGAAATTTAATTCTTTCTATTTATATTGAAGTTTTCCGTGGTACACCAATGATGGTTCAAGCAATGGTTATTTTCTATGGTTTAGCTCTAGCTTTTGGCATCTCTTTAGACCGAACAGTGGCCGCACTATTTATCGTTTCTGTAAATACTGGTGCCTATATGTCTGAAATTGTTCGCGGAGGTATTTTCGCAGTAGATAAAGGACAATTCGAGGCAGCACAAGCGATTGGGATGACCCATGGACAAACAATGCGTAAAGTCGTTATTCCCCAAGTATTACGTAATATTTTACCTGCAACAGGGAATGAATTTGTCATTAATATCAAAGATACGGCCGTGTTAAGTGTTATCGGTGTTGCAGATTTATTCTTCCAAGGGAATGCTGCTTCTGGCGCAAACTTCCAGTTCTTCCAAACCTTTACAATTGTCGGCATCATGTACTTGGTAATGACTTTTGTGATCACACGAATCTTACGTGTTGTGGAACGTAAAATGGATGGCCCTTCTGCTTACGTTAAAGTAGAAGAATTAACTGAAGAAGGAAAAGAAAGCTAG
- the brnQ gene encoding branched-chain amino acid transport system II carrier protein: MQKKLVWRDYLYVGSMLFGLFFGAGNLIFPVHMGQEAGASVFLANLGFLATGIGLPFLGVIAMGVSKSSGVFDLASRINRRYALIFTLLLYLTIGPFFALPRLATTSFEIGLAPFVPKDLQWLVLAGFSALFFLAVWLFSRKPSKILDYVGKFLNPLFLALLGILIVLAFVKPLGHVASAAVGENYISSPFFKGFTEGYNTLDALASLAFGIVVVSTLRNMGVEKPGDIAKGMIKSGAFSVVLMGIIYTLLAYMGTMSIGAFPISENGGIALAQIANYYLGLPGSILLAFIVVLACLKTGIGLSTAFSETFEEMFPKVSYQKFLAIVVILPAIFANVGLTNIIQFAVPVLMFLYPLAITLMLLVIISPIFKHRREVYQATTYITLIAAVLDALNSAPAFIKDTAFVTTLLEKAGQYLPLFTIGMGWVVPATVAFLISWVWVMISKKDPILD; encoded by the coding sequence ATGCAAAAAAAGTTAGTTTGGCGTGATTATCTATACGTTGGTTCAATGTTATTCGGTTTGTTTTTCGGTGCTGGAAATTTAATTTTCCCTGTACATATGGGACAAGAAGCGGGGGCTTCCGTCTTTTTAGCAAACTTGGGCTTCTTAGCCACTGGAATTGGCTTACCTTTTCTTGGTGTCATTGCTATGGGTGTTTCTAAAAGTTCAGGTGTTTTTGACTTAGCTTCTCGGATTAATCGTCGTTATGCTCTTATTTTTACCTTACTATTATATTTAACGATTGGTCCTTTCTTTGCTTTACCAAGGTTAGCAACTACTTCTTTTGAGATTGGTCTTGCACCATTTGTTCCGAAAGACTTGCAATGGCTGGTTCTTGCTGGTTTTTCCGCATTATTTTTCTTAGCTGTTTGGCTCTTCTCTAGAAAGCCAAGTAAAATCTTAGATTATGTGGGTAAATTTTTAAATCCGTTATTTTTAGCATTGCTAGGAATTTTGATTGTTTTAGCCTTTGTAAAACCATTAGGTCATGTGGCCAGTGCCGCTGTTGGTGAAAATTATATTTCAAGTCCTTTTTTTAAAGGATTTACAGAAGGTTATAATACGTTGGATGCTTTAGCTTCATTAGCTTTTGGGATTGTTGTCGTTTCCACTTTACGAAATATGGGCGTCGAAAAACCAGGAGATATCGCTAAAGGAATGATTAAATCAGGTGCTTTCAGTGTTGTATTGATGGGGATTATCTATACCTTACTTGCTTATATGGGAACAATGAGTATCGGGGCTTTTCCAATCAGTGAAAACGGCGGGATTGCCTTAGCCCAAATTGCCAATTACTATTTAGGCCTACCAGGGAGTATTTTACTGGCTTTTATCGTAGTTCTTGCTTGTTTAAAAACCGGTATCGGCTTAAGCACAGCCTTTTCTGAGACTTTTGAAGAAATGTTTCCGAAAGTTTCCTATCAAAAATTCTTGGCAATTGTTGTTATTTTACCAGCTATTTTTGCAAATGTCGGCTTAACCAACATCATTCAATTTGCCGTTCCAGTCTTGATGTTCCTTTATCCATTGGCGATTACTTTAATGCTTTTGGTAATCATCAGTCCTATTTTCAAACATCGACGGGAAGTCTATCAAGCAACGACCTATATCACATTGATTGCTGCTGTTTTAGATGCATTAAATAGCGCGCCTGCCTTTATCAAAGATACGGCGTTTGTAACAACGCTTTTAGAAAAAGCCGGCCAATACTTACCATTGTTCACTATTGGCATGGGCTGGGTCGTTCCAGCAACGGTTGCTTTTCTAATTAGTTGGGTTTGGGTCATGATTTCTAAAAAAGATCCTATTCTTGATTAA
- a CDS encoding TIGR00730 family Rossman fold protein: protein MEGMFVKKMAVYCGASLGNEPIYQQAAVALAAWMKENHYDLVYGGGNVGLMGTVADTLLAEGGEVIGVMPTFLMEREIAHNGITKMHTVSDMHARKKKMIELADVYLALPGGPGTLEEISEVISWGRVGEHMNPCILYNVNGYYDLLAAFFDKMVETSFLTEADRAKIFISDSLEEIGAFIDSYEPPMIRQYKN, encoded by the coding sequence ATGGAGGGTATGTTTGTGAAAAAAATGGCAGTATATTGTGGCGCCAGTCTGGGGAATGAGCCAATCTATCAGCAAGCTGCAGTAGCGTTAGCCGCTTGGATGAAAGAAAATCACTATGATCTAGTTTATGGCGGTGGCAATGTTGGTCTAATGGGTACAGTGGCTGATACGCTTTTGGCAGAAGGTGGAGAGGTAATTGGTGTCATGCCCACTTTTTTAATGGAACGAGAGATTGCACATAATGGCATTACAAAGATGCATACAGTCAGTGATATGCATGCGCGTAAGAAAAAGATGATTGAATTGGCAGATGTGTATTTAGCTTTACCCGGTGGTCCCGGCACGCTAGAAGAAATTAGCGAGGTGATCTCTTGGGGCCGAGTCGGTGAACATATGAATCCTTGTATTTTATACAACGTGAATGGTTACTATGATTTATTAGCTGCTTTTTTTGATAAAATGGTAGAAACTAGTTTCTTAACAGAAGCGGATCGAGCTAAAATTTTCATTTCAGATTCCTTAGAAGAAATTGGTGCATTTATTGATTCCTATGAACCGCCAATGATTCGTCAATACAAAAACTAG